DNA from Actinomyces sp. oral taxon 897:
ACACCGCCGCCTACGACGCCGCCGTGGCCACCTGGCTCGCCCAGCAGGTCGAGGCCGGTGAGGCCGCCGAGGCGGCTGGCAGTTCCCCGGCTGGGGCGGCTGGCGCGGTCGGGGCGGCCGAGGCTCATGGCGCCCCGGCCGCCCCGGCTGGCATGCCGCGCTACGTCGGTGCCGCCTACCACCGCCTGGCCACCCTGCGCTACGGGGAGAACCCGCACCAGCGTGCCGCCGTCTACACCACCGCCCACGCCGCTGGCCCGGCCGGCGTGGCCGGTGCCAGGCAGCTGAGCGGCAAGGCCATGAGCTTCAACAACTACACCGACACCGACGCCGCCGTGCGCGCCGCCTACGACCACGGCGAGACCACCTGCGTGGCCGTGGTCAAGCACGCCAACCCCTGTGGCATCGCCGTCTCGCCCACCGGGGACGTGGCCGAGGCCCACCGCAAGGCCCACGCCTGCGACCCCGTCTCCGCCTACGGCGGCGTCATCGCCACCAACGCCACCGTCACCGCCGCCATGGCCCGCCAGGTCAAGCCCGTCTTCACCGAGGTCGTGGCGGCCCCCGCCTACGAGCCCGAGGCCGTGGAGATCCTCGCCACCAAGAGGAACCTGCGGGTCCTGGTCGTCGAGCCCCCCGCCCCCGGCGGCTACGACGTCAAGCAGATCTCCGGCGGTGCCGTCATCCAGGAGCGTGACCTCGTTGACGCCCCTGGTGACCTGCCCTCCGGCTGGAGGCTCGTGGCCGGTGAGCCCGCTGGCCCCGACGTCGTCGCCGACCTGGTCTTCGCCTGGCGGGCCGTGCGCGCGGTGCGCTCCAACGCGATCCTCCTGGCCAGGGACGGTGCCACCGTCGGGGTGGGCATGGGCCAGGTCAACCGTGTGGACTCCTGCCGGCTCGCCGTCGAGCGCGCCAACACCCTGGGCGCGCGCTCCACCGGCGACGCCGCCGCTGCCCCCGCCAAGGGCGCCGTCGGCGGGGCCCAGGCCGGTGACGTCCTCACCGGGCTGCCCGAGGAACGGGCCCGGGGAGCGGTCGCCGCCTCCGACGCCTTCTTCCCGTTTGCCGACGGCCTCCAGGTGCTGCTGGACGCCGGGGTGCGCGCCGTCGTCCAGCCCGGTGGCTCCATCCGCGACAGCGAGGTCATTGCCGCCGCCAGGGCCGCGGGCGTGACCATGTACCTCACCGGCACCCGCCACTTCTCCCACTAGGTCCATCCACCATCCGCGAGAACGGTACTTGTTCGTCGCGAGAACGGTACTTATTGCTCGCGAGAACGGTACTTATTCGCCGTGAGAACGGGGGGTGGCACCGAAGCCACCTCGGACGACCTTATCCGAGATGAACAGGCTCAAGTACTTACTGCTGACACAAAAACAGCTCTGACATTATCAAAAATCTGCAAACATTATCAAGGAATCTTATGGGTACTGCCGCCGCGATCCTTGCCGCCATCCTCTACGGACTGGCCTCTACCTGCCAGGCGTGGGCCGCCAACCGGGCCCAGGGGCCAGCCGTGGTCATGCACCCCGCCTACCTCACTGGCGTCGTGCTCGACACCGCGGCCTGGGGCGTCTCCCTGGTCGCCCTGGAGTCCCTGCCCCTGTTCGTGGTGCAGTCCCTCCTGGCCTCCTCCCTGGCACTGACCGCCCTGCTGGTCTCCCTGCTGCTCAAGGTGCGCCTGCGACGCAGGGACATCGGTGCCATCGTGGTCCTCGTGCCGGCACTGGGCCTCCTGGCCTCCCTGGCCACCGAGGGCGCTGCCACCGTCCACGCGGGCTTCACCGCGCTCCTGTGGGGTGGCACCGCCCTGACCGCCCTCCTGGGGCTGGTGCTGTACCGCACCCGCTGCTCCTGGGGGCAGGCCGTGATCGGGGGACTGGGCTTCTCCGGGGTAGCGCTGGGCGCCCGTGCCCTGGAGTCCCAGGGCGGGGGCGGGGGCCTCGTGAGCTGGGACACGCTGACCTGGGTGGTGGGCAACCCGCTGACCTGGGCGGTGGTCGTCATGGGGCTGGTGGCGGTGCTCCTGTACGCCCGGGCCATGGAGACGGGCAGCGCCGTGGCCGCCACCGCGATCCTGTGGGGTACGGAGGTGGTCGTGCCCGCCGGGGTGGGTGTGGCCGTCCTGGGGGACACGGTGCGTGCCGGGACCGGTTGGGAGGCGGCTGCCTGCCTGGTCCTGTGCCTGGTCGCCCTCGGCGTGGTCGCAACCAGCCCGGCCCAGGCCTGAGGCCCGTGAGGCGGCCCCGGGTGGAGGGGCGGGTCGGAACCGACGGCGCAGGCCCCTCGTGCGGGGGTGGGCCGCCGCAGGGCCCGTGCCAGAGGGTGGGCAATAAGTACCGTTCTCGCGGCGAACAAGTACCGTTCTCGCGACGAATAAGTACCGTTCTCGCGAAGGGAAGGAGGGGAGCGTGCCTGACGCACTTGCCGCCGCGCCTCTGGTCCTCGCCGTCGTCCTGGCCCTGGCGGGGGTCCTCAAGCTCCGTGACGCCGACGAGTCCGTACGCCACCAGTGGGAGGTCATGGAGGTCCCCCGCCTCCTGAACCGTACCTGGGTCCGCCGCCTCCACCCGCCGGCGGAGGTGGTCCTGGCCCTGGCGCTCCTGGTGGCGCCCGGGACCTGGGGGAGCCTGACGGCGCTCGCGGCCCTGGGCCTGACCCTGGCCTACACGTTCCTGGTGGTGCGGGCGCTGAGGCGGGGCACCGTCTCCTGCGCCTGCCTGGGGGCCGGCCACCCCACCCCCGTCACCCGGCACACGCTGGGTCGTAACCTCCTCCTGACAGGCCTGGCCCTGGCCAGCCTGGCCGTCATGGTCCCCCACGCACCCAACCCCGTGGCCCGGGCGGTGGCCCGCGGGGAGGCCGGCTGGCTCGTCATGGTCCTGACCGCCATGCTCACCACCTGGCTCCTGACCTCCCCGGACACCTCGCCGTCCCGCCCCCCGGCGGCGTCCCCCGAGGCGGCGGGCCAGACGGACCAGCCCCAGGACGCCCCCTACCTGCGTACCCTCACCCCACGGGCCACCCTCCGGGACGCCGACGGATCCGTCCTGGACATTGTCTCCGCCTCCGCCCGCCGGGCCCACCTCCTGCTCTTCCTGTCCCCGGGCTGCGGGGCGTGCACGGACCTGGCGGCCCAGGTGCCCCGGTGGGCTGAGGAGATGCCCGCGCTACGGGTGGCGGCCGTGGTCCACATGAGCCCGCAGGCCCTGCGCGACGC
Protein-coding regions in this window:
- the purH gene encoding bifunctional phosphoribosylaminoimidazolecarboxamide formyltransferase/IMP cyclohydrolase, with the translated sequence MSTAGTTAHAPVPTEGLTSPDRVPVRRALVSVYDKTGLVELATALDGAGVEILSTGSTAAVIAGAGLPVTPVEEVTGFPECLQGRVKTLHPAVHAGILADRRKPDHMDQLAALGVAPIDLVVVNLYPFTDTVASHAPFDACVEQIDIGGPAMVRAAAKNHPAVAVVTDPDRYTQVARAVGDGGFTLAQRRELAAAAFAHTAAYDAAVATWLAQQVEAGEAAEAAGSSPAGAAGAVGAAEAHGAPAAPAGMPRYVGAAYHRLATLRYGENPHQRAAVYTTAHAAGPAGVAGARQLSGKAMSFNNYTDTDAAVRAAYDHGETTCVAVVKHANPCGIAVSPTGDVAEAHRKAHACDPVSAYGGVIATNATVTAAMARQVKPVFTEVVAAPAYEPEAVEILATKRNLRVLVVEPPAPGGYDVKQISGGAVIQERDLVDAPGDLPSGWRLVAGEPAGPDVVADLVFAWRAVRAVRSNAILLARDGATVGVGMGQVNRVDSCRLAVERANTLGARSTGDAAAAPAKGAVGGAQAGDVLTGLPEERARGAVAASDAFFPFADGLQVLLDAGVRAVVQPGGSIRDSEVIAAARAAGVTMYLTGTRHFSH
- a CDS encoding MauE/DoxX family redox-associated membrane protein, translating into MPDALAAAPLVLAVVLALAGVLKLRDADESVRHQWEVMEVPRLLNRTWVRRLHPPAEVVLALALLVAPGTWGSLTALAALGLTLAYTFLVVRALRRGTVSCACLGAGHPTPVTRHTLGRNLLLTGLALASLAVMVPHAPNPVARAVARGEAGWLVMVLTAMLTTWLLTSPDTSPSRPPAASPEAAGQTDQPQDAPYLRTLTPRATLRDADGSVLDIVSASARRAHLLLFLSPGCGACTDLAAQVPRWAEEMPALRVAAVVHMSPQALRDAAPHWTAWTLYDQDGTAARMLRTQATPSAVLLGTDGMLAGGPVAGAQEVRGLVEDVRAQLGAGGG